Genomic segment of Pseudothermotoga hypogea DSM 11164 = NBRC 106472:
AAAACCGTACATGTTCCTGACTACGTACCATGGAGAATTCGTGCTGAAGGGGGATATGGAAGATCTGAGACTCACCTATCAAGTGGGACTTGGGCTCAGGACTGGACAAGGATTCGGAATGCTCGAGGTGGTGTAAGGTGGAGTATATTGAACTGAGGCCAAAGAACTGGTTCTACAATTTATCGGTAACAGGTTTTTTGGAAGTTTTGGCCGATCAGAACAGCGAAGAAATTGAGAAACTGATCAGGGACGATGGAACAGTTCTAATAGACAGGAAGATATTCGCGAAGCACAGGGAACTTGATATTCCAGAAGCTTTGGTGAGGTATGTGAATTATCTGGTGAAAGGAGAGAATTTGGACGAATGGCTGGAGGAGAAGAAGAAAAATGACCAGAAAACAAACAAAGAAAAGTACAAAAAGTACCACGATATGTTCGGAGAATTCGGCTACAAGTTGGCCAGGAGTTTCAACAAGCTGTTTAGATCGAACACACCGTATCAAAATTTGGTTCAGGAAAATGAATGGTCGCACTTCATCGAGCTTGTGAAAAACTTGGAAAAGATCTCAGAAAAGAAAGATACAGAAAAATGTGAGATCTGTGGGGGAAAGTGGTACCTCGATTTGGACAAGGCAACCGAGTTCACGAGGAGGTTGTTTCGCTTCGCCTCAGCTCATTCTTCTGAATTTGGATCGTCCGTAGGAGACTTTCCGAACGCATTCTGGAACAATAATTCTTCTCTGCTTGTCTGTCCACTCTGCGTTTATTTAATCATCCACAGTCACGTGGCTTGGACAAGGCTGAGCGATTCGACGAGCATCTTCATAAACGCCCCTTCTTTCAAGGTGATGTGGCATTTGAACAAATACGCGAAGGAGCTGTACGGTGCAGGAAAAGTTGAAGGTGTTAAAGAGCTCTTCGGAATGTCTCTGATCGAGCTTGCGCTGAAACTCAACTTGCAACTTGGAAAATGGACCATGATGAACATAGAGGTGGTTATCAAGTACAAAGACAAAAAAGGCAAAGACAAAGTGGAATTCTTTTCCATCCCACACGAAATCACCATGCTACTGCTCGACAAAAGTGTGGCATCTCTTCTTTTCGACATCGGAAGAACAGAAGTTCTAAGCTGGTTCTTGGATGGTGAATTCGACAAAATACTGCGGGATGGGGAAAGACATTTCCGAGAGGCTTTGAAGAGTTCCGATGCAAAAACACTGTCATACTCTCAAAAACTCTTCGAGTTGTATGCGCTCGTGAATGAAAAGCGAAAGGGGGGAGCGTTGTGAGTGACGTGCTCGATCTGGAACCTGTTAAAAAAGAACTCAAGAGAGGCGACATCAAACTCGAAACAGTCAAGGATGCCGTGAAGAAGTACAAAGATATGGGTTTCGAACTGCTGAAGCTGTTGGAGTACGCTTCGAAGATCGCGAAAGGTGATGAAAGGAAGGAGATCGAGAGGCTGTACAAAGAGTTTGCGCACAAGAGCTTGAGCGATTTGTGCGAAAGCTTGAGAAGAAAGGCCAGACGGCTAAGGGAGAACTCAAAAGACGGTGTTTATCAAAGGTTTTTCAAAGACGGCTCTCCAACCGGCACAACCTTCAGATTGCTCGAGCTAACAAGGATGGGGAAGAGAGACGAGGTTTTCCATTTGATTTTGAGAGAGTTTCTCAGCTCGGGCGAAGAAGTCCCGTACGAGTTGATGAAAGCCTTCGATCCCATTTTTCCCATCGAGGTCTTCAAAGTCTTCATTTATTCGTTCGTGGGTGGTTTGTCAAAACCTGCTGAAAAACCCACAACGAGCGGTCAAGGAGGGGATCAAGATGAACAGTCAGAATGATCGAAAACTCAAGCATGTTACCGTTACGATCTTGTTCGAGGGATTCGCGTTGAACAGGGATGAAAAAATCGGTGGGAACATTCAGTCCATCAAAAAGTTGAAACAGGCTGATAGAACCGTCAGCTTCATAAGCAAACCAG
This window contains:
- the cas8a1 gene encoding type I-B CRISPR-associated protein Cas8b1/Cst1, with amino-acid sequence MEYIELRPKNWFYNLSVTGFLEVLADQNSEEIEKLIRDDGTVLIDRKIFAKHRELDIPEALVRYVNYLVKGENLDEWLEEKKKNDQKTNKEKYKKYHDMFGEFGYKLARSFNKLFRSNTPYQNLVQENEWSHFIELVKNLEKISEKKDTEKCEICGGKWYLDLDKATEFTRRLFRFASAHSSEFGSSVGDFPNAFWNNNSSLLVCPLCVYLIIHSHVAWTRLSDSTSIFINAPSFKVMWHLNKYAKELYGAGKVEGVKELFGMSLIELALKLNLQLGKWTMMNIEVVIKYKDKKGKDKVEFFSIPHEITMLLLDKSVASLLFDIGRTEVLSWFLDGEFDKILRDGERHFREALKSSDAKTLSYSQKLFELYALVNEKRKGGAL